A genomic stretch from Gemmatimonadaceae bacterium includes:
- a CDS encoding LptF/LptG family permease, producing the protein MRHIFRPLDRYVFAEFVKIFAVTALGFPILLIVIDLTDHVQVYLERHIPTRDIALSYLFWIPDSMFMVLPAAVLFATVFSIGTLTRHTEVTAAKASGISFYRLVMPIFFGAMLAFGLDLGLGKIVPMTNQRRSELLQEDKAQVGTSRFNFAFAGEYGRVYKAFELRTDSGQMRQLQIERKGKGADYPTYLLTADTAKFDAKTGRWTLRNGEMNIISDSGPNLTIQFAYARDNQLTERPAEMMSKPPDPHDMTYAALTRAIGALERSGGDANLLRVERALKIAIPATCLIIALFGAPLATSTQRGGSAYGIAVSLATTMIFLLMIQLTRAIGGKGVIAPDYAAWIPGVLFGFMGLVLLARVRT; encoded by the coding sequence GTGAGACACATCTTCCGGCCGCTCGACCGCTATGTGTTCGCGGAGTTCGTCAAGATCTTCGCGGTCACCGCACTTGGCTTTCCGATCCTCTTGATCGTCATCGACCTCACGGATCACGTGCAGGTGTATCTCGAGCGGCACATTCCGACCCGCGACATCGCGCTGAGCTATCTGTTCTGGATTCCCGACTCGATGTTCATGGTGCTGCCGGCCGCGGTGTTGTTCGCGACGGTGTTCTCGATCGGCACGTTGACGCGGCATACGGAAGTCACGGCCGCGAAGGCGTCGGGGATAAGTTTTTATCGCCTCGTGATGCCGATCTTCTTCGGCGCGATGCTCGCCTTCGGGCTCGACCTGGGGCTCGGCAAGATCGTGCCGATGACGAACCAGCGCCGCAGCGAGCTGCTGCAGGAAGACAAGGCGCAGGTGGGCACGAGCCGCTTCAACTTCGCGTTCGCGGGCGAGTACGGCCGTGTGTACAAGGCGTTCGAGCTGCGCACCGACTCGGGGCAAATGCGGCAGCTCCAGATCGAGCGCAAAGGCAAGGGCGCCGACTATCCGACGTATCTGTTGACCGCCGACACCGCGAAGTTCGACGCGAAAACCGGTCGCTGGACGCTGCGCAACGGCGAGATGAACATCATTTCGGATTCGGGGCCGAACCTCACGATCCAGTTCGCGTACGCGCGCGACAACCAGCTCACCGAGCGTCCGGCGGAGATGATGTCCAAGCCGCCCGATCCGCACGACATGACCTACGCCGCGCTGACCCGGGCGATCGGCGCGCTCGAGCGATCGGGGGGTGACGCGAACCTGCTGCGCGTCGAGCGCGCCCTCAAGATCGCCATTCCCGCGACCTGTCTGATCATCGCGCTTTTCGGCGCGCCACTTGCCACCAGCACGCAGCGCGGCGGCTCGGCATACGGCATTGCCGTGAGCCTTGCGACGACGATGATCTTTCTCCTGATGATTCAACTCACCCGTGCCATTGGCGGAAAGGGCGTGATCGCGCCCGACTACGCGGCCTGGATTCCCGGCGTCTTGTTCGGTTTCATGGGCCTCGTCCTCCTCGCACGCGTGCGGACTTGA
- a CDS encoding LptF/LptG family permease, with protein MKIINRYVLKEHVGPFVFALSALTSLLLLQYIARKFGDLVGKGLSWQTITEFFLLSIPFTVAMTLPMAVLVAVLYAFSRLASENEITAMKAGGVSTRALLKPALIAATLLAVFMLWFNDQLLSRANHELATLQIAILRTKPTFALKPQVINAVKESQLYLRADRIDQDESGRMGGVTIYDVSDPMRRRSIYADSGTLRFAPNKKDLVLHLYKGMMMTAPSAQHGQLERIYYNQDELKVREVANSFQSINADTASKGEREMTVCEMQAELESRHASFQRAYHDSLVAAWQMATSKGRKAVKPSDLHIKKAGGIGALYCTFITRYLKVPAAQAAEVPRMPAFARTTRQDSTKKGAAKTPAKPQAGKSDSVWALVNGILKKMARDKVPPGAYLPETAAKTVAVPANPAPAAAPPPLRVAPAAVPTATVVPPPGARTAPVYPSATLPGPDVSSINIELSDAKLRLEDARHWSNRYGVEIQKKFSLAFACIVFVLVGAPIALRFPRGGVGLVMGVGFSVFAIYYVGLIGGESLANNNIISPFWAMWIDNIVFLVVGLVLISRMGHERGTSRGGGFGEFMDATRAWFARVRGAEVSA; from the coding sequence GTGAAGATAATCAATCGCTACGTCCTCAAGGAGCACGTTGGACCGTTCGTGTTCGCCTTGTCGGCGCTCACCTCATTGCTCCTGCTCCAGTACATCGCGCGCAAGTTCGGCGATCTGGTGGGTAAGGGACTGTCGTGGCAGACGATCACTGAATTCTTCCTGCTATCCATTCCGTTCACGGTCGCGATGACGCTGCCGATGGCGGTGCTGGTCGCCGTGCTCTACGCGTTCAGCCGTCTGGCGTCCGAGAACGAGATCACGGCGATGAAAGCGGGTGGGGTATCGACGCGCGCCCTGCTCAAACCGGCGCTGATCGCCGCGACGCTGCTCGCGGTTTTCATGCTGTGGTTCAACGATCAGTTGTTGTCGCGCGCCAATCACGAGCTGGCAACGCTCCAGATTGCGATTTTACGGACGAAGCCGACGTTCGCGCTCAAGCCACAGGTCATCAACGCGGTGAAGGAAAGCCAGTTGTACCTGCGCGCCGATCGGATCGACCAGGATGAATCGGGCCGCATGGGCGGCGTGACGATTTACGACGTGAGCGATCCGATGCGCCGCCGGTCGATTTACGCGGATTCCGGCACGCTTCGATTCGCTCCAAACAAGAAGGACCTCGTGCTGCACTTGTACAAGGGGATGATGATGACCGCCCCCTCGGCGCAACACGGACAGCTCGAGCGCATTTACTACAACCAGGACGAGCTCAAGGTTCGCGAAGTCGCGAACTCTTTCCAGTCGATCAATGCCGATACCGCCTCCAAGGGCGAGCGGGAGATGACCGTCTGCGAGATGCAAGCGGAGCTCGAGTCGCGGCACGCGTCATTTCAGCGCGCGTATCACGACAGCCTCGTGGCTGCCTGGCAGATGGCGACGTCGAAGGGACGGAAGGCCGTTAAGCCGTCGGATCTGCACATTAAGAAAGCCGGCGGCATCGGTGCGCTGTATTGCACGTTTATCACGAGATACCTGAAAGTGCCGGCGGCGCAGGCGGCGGAAGTACCTCGGATGCCGGCGTTCGCGCGCACGACCCGTCAGGATTCGACAAAGAAAGGTGCGGCAAAAACACCCGCGAAGCCGCAGGCCGGCAAGTCGGACTCGGTCTGGGCGCTCGTCAACGGAATCCTGAAGAAGATGGCGCGGGACAAGGTGCCGCCAGGCGCGTATCTACCGGAGACCGCGGCGAAGACCGTCGCGGTGCCGGCGAATCCGGCGCCGGCCGCCGCGCCTCCGCCCCTGCGCGTGGCGCCGGCGGCCGTGCCAACAGCGACCGTCGTTCCTCCGCCGGGCGCGCGGACGGCGCCGGTGTATCCCAGCGCAACCCTGCCAGGACCCGACGTGAGCTCGATCAACATCGAGCTGAGCGACGCGAAGCTTCGGCTCGAGGACGCGCGGCACTGGAGCAATCGCTACGGCGTCGAGATTCAGAAGAAGTTCTCGCTCGCGTTCGCGTGCATCGTGTTCGTGCTGGTCGGCGCGCCGATCGCGCTGCGTTTTCCGCGCGGCGGCGTCGGGCTCGTGATGGGCGTGGGCTTCTCCGTATTTGCGATCTATTATGTCGGTCTGATCGGCGGCGAATCGCTGGCGAACAACAACATCATCTCGCCGTTCTGGGCGATGTGGATCGACAACATCGTGTTTCTCGTCGTGGGACTCGTGCTGATCTCGCGCATGGGTCACGAGCGAGGGACGTCGCGCGGCGGCGGCTTCGGTGAGTTCATGGACGCGACGCGCGCGTGGTTCGCGCGCGTGCGCGGCGCGGAGGTGTCGGCGTGA
- the sprA gene encoding cell surface protein SprA: MLAVASAIVPAHSYAQAAPPDSRDSSVSGVSNARTKPAAAGAARSTPAGVVVPDSTGGVRRVGLPRLAADTDTTKTTTPPATDLQFHFNLRGGVTSTRFKRLNCTSLEAFQVATQAACQGSFLTRPSDPAAALTAAGRIGLLHVNVDYDQEREFDASQTLSLYYEGDSSSTLRRVDVGNISFVPPSTRFLTSSLPSGNYGAQITAQLGRVQLKSIFAKQTGNVARNRRYDFSQRSAQQHNQHETADYQIERLRFFWTVDPALFRGVYPNIDILNSSQLRQLRAELPDTLRPSRVLVYRLQFGAQPQDVNGPRFKLHGAETQGTQTYDLLREGVDYFMDQSLLWFALVRPLNETNERLVVAYNVRLNGRDTVWTTTGGTPDLQRVINRDQFANLVTDPNVGPSSPAFRNEIRSVYRIGGEDVVRQSVKLRIVAGSGLLEHPLAGPDATFLQMFGLAQPTAPTEFDYQNRLWPRLGDPAFDLGIGAPDIRHAQSLIAAQVIKDYFLVFPSLQPFSARNSGLVFPGNPTNDQIYTLPVDYLDSPQHPPTTYRIDVEYEAQGVDESGTITLGATQMRPGSERLVMDGRTMVRDLDYRIDYDLGRIEFTRPDTLFQLPRHLDVSYEENPTFAGAPTTLGGFVAELPLPHGTLNFAAINQSQGNAGFTRPALGFQGNSTLTAGVSGQFSWDLPQLTNFASRFPFGPTKAPSHFSVQAELAGSRPQFIGLGDQRAYVETFDADGGIGIPIADDAWENSSLPAYGNALRARFGGTFFEPTNDATLVWQTNVQNRSGKRITFTLGDIDPLAVFTGAGAPPPEPMMWLTLLPLDSVGRFNASASRYQWTDPGATANRRFHSIRATLSPSGIDLTRGEHLEFWTLVDTNPATLTRNGTVIFDFGDVSENTVAFVPKTLTVQRNGATTDSLFTGKRLVRFDTLDTERDTLTHVFNAGVNDVGLPGDLVDSLTVIDNGAPKIVKKLPICRALPGAIYTLGDPANNCTVGNNRLDEEDIDLDNEMNFPSALRERERILRYVIDLSDPTNWKRLGGRYTDTLFVNGVPQPRTRRWALISTPFLTPTDSLNDVVRRRIRAVRLTVVSGKGQGPEEQTQLPIADIRITGAPWLNRSNQTLMGIAGVQNHGGFVVTSTIGTNDSTSALVYQPPPGVVNSADTRGAQFASTQTQINESSMRIQAGNMPLYHRAEAFLRFQTGAQNYMTYRQMRVWGRGRGNGWGQNGELQMYVKLGRDENNFYMVRAPMNAGQTQAAWTDLVLDFNRFIDLRRRIQNAFTSGKTQSIACTGVDSAIITASPLPAGAHTFAACDNGYMALTTDPAVAAPNLAAVQELAVGIVRVANSETLSPSDTLELWVDDIRLDHQVNNTGMAGQISLAGNIGDLLDLRYNISNQDANFRQMGEQPTFLGQRTTDVAATVRLEKLLPSGAGFSLPLTVTRIGLGSDPLFLSQSDISGRGIGPVRTPRNDLTTYSLTMRRTKPIGTPLLGPLVNNLDLTSSYLTGVDRTEFQNGSSHNFSVALDYLVTADSARTADLPEWMTGALGALPQALQAGPISTLRGTHFRWNPTQLRFTSSLVRGDDRRVSFLNPTSDAADAPAESRASSRLWRNGSVLELHPTTSLTARWEASSVRDFRDYRDTLVDFGALGQRPLQVAPGFERERSIFTNFSFAPLFSAWFRPRADFGTQYGMLRDPNVRSFSALPGVIGVDSVLAEHDSLTMLHLLAIPRRLTAAQTSSIGTTIDVARAIVTYSADSASMARRVGKLFAPLDVSYTRSLLTALDGANAAPPLGLQFGLAGPGAYRRVNGEDATTAGQTGSLAASNALQLPFGTSFVNRYLRTTTLNWIERPDSTQAHVDGSMTTFPDETFRWGYRPPVPTLSISSFDANVGYAHSLATVSLPSLLFSDTPPEIRRTHSDVIPLGASIAWSGRAAPSLGARYSILKRIDSLPGSVAHTHGNEISIDAGRAFHVPESLGLGLKSDLRTRLNYSQAHNITTIADSVGATQARLQDNGRQAFNFTADVAAMDNATFTLQASHVITFDKNLNTRTAQTIFTALVQFQVFGTGK; this comes from the coding sequence GTGCTCGCCGTCGCGTCCGCGATCGTCCCCGCGCATTCGTACGCGCAGGCGGCGCCGCCGGATTCCCGCGATTCCAGCGTTTCCGGCGTTTCTAATGCGCGAACCAAGCCTGCTGCCGCCGGCGCCGCCCGTAGTACCCCCGCGGGCGTCGTTGTGCCGGACTCCACCGGCGGGGTTCGGCGTGTCGGTCTGCCACGCCTCGCGGCCGACACCGACACCACCAAGACGACGACACCGCCGGCCACGGATCTCCAGTTTCATTTCAACCTGCGAGGCGGCGTCACCTCGACACGCTTCAAGCGCCTGAACTGCACGTCCCTCGAGGCATTCCAGGTCGCGACGCAGGCGGCCTGCCAGGGCAGCTTCCTCACTCGGCCCAGCGATCCGGCGGCCGCGCTCACCGCGGCGGGACGCATCGGCCTGCTGCACGTCAACGTCGACTACGATCAGGAGCGCGAGTTCGACGCCTCGCAAACGCTCTCCCTCTACTACGAGGGCGACTCGTCGTCGACGCTCCGCCGCGTGGACGTCGGCAACATCTCGTTCGTGCCGCCCTCCACGCGATTTCTGACGTCGTCGCTGCCCAGTGGGAATTACGGCGCGCAGATCACGGCGCAGCTCGGGCGCGTGCAGCTGAAGTCGATCTTCGCCAAGCAGACAGGCAACGTCGCGCGAAATCGCCGCTACGATTTCTCGCAGCGCAGCGCACAGCAGCACAACCAGCACGAGACGGCCGACTATCAGATCGAACGGCTGCGTTTCTTCTGGACGGTCGATCCCGCGCTGTTCCGCGGCGTCTATCCCAATATCGATATTCTCAATTCATCACAACTCCGCCAACTGCGTGCGGAGTTGCCCGATACACTCCGCCCATCGCGCGTGCTGGTGTATCGGCTTCAGTTCGGCGCGCAGCCGCAGGACGTCAACGGGCCGCGGTTCAAGCTCCACGGCGCCGAAACGCAGGGAACGCAAACGTACGATCTGCTGCGCGAAGGCGTCGACTACTTCATGGACCAGTCGCTGCTCTGGTTCGCGCTGGTGCGTCCGCTCAACGAAACGAACGAGCGGCTCGTCGTCGCGTACAACGTACGCCTGAACGGCCGCGACACCGTGTGGACGACGACCGGCGGCACGCCCGACCTCCAGCGCGTCATCAACCGCGACCAGTTCGCGAATCTCGTCACCGATCCCAACGTTGGGCCCTCGTCGCCTGCGTTCCGCAACGAGATTCGCTCGGTGTATCGCATCGGCGGCGAGGATGTCGTGCGGCAATCGGTGAAGCTGCGCATCGTCGCCGGCAGTGGCTTGCTCGAACATCCGCTCGCGGGACCGGACGCAACGTTCCTCCAGATGTTCGGCCTCGCGCAGCCAACGGCGCCCACGGAGTTCGATTATCAGAATCGTCTGTGGCCGCGACTTGGCGATCCCGCGTTCGATCTTGGCATCGGCGCGCCGGACATTCGCCACGCGCAGTCGCTCATCGCCGCGCAGGTGATCAAGGATTACTTCCTGGTCTTTCCGTCGCTGCAGCCGTTCAGCGCGCGCAACTCTGGGCTCGTCTTTCCCGGCAATCCGACGAACGATCAGATCTACACGTTGCCGGTCGACTACCTCGATTCGCCGCAGCATCCTCCGACGACGTACCGGATCGACGTCGAGTACGAAGCGCAAGGCGTCGACGAGAGCGGCACCATCACGCTTGGCGCCACGCAAATGCGTCCGGGCTCCGAGCGGCTGGTGATGGACGGCCGCACGATGGTGCGCGATCTCGACTATCGCATCGACTACGATCTCGGGCGCATCGAGTTCACGCGGCCCGACACGTTGTTCCAGCTCCCGCGCCACCTCGACGTGAGCTACGAAGAGAACCCGACGTTCGCCGGCGCCCCGACGACGCTCGGTGGGTTTGTCGCCGAACTGCCGCTGCCGCACGGGACTCTGAATTTCGCGGCGATCAATCAGTCGCAAGGCAACGCCGGCTTCACACGACCGGCGCTCGGCTTTCAGGGAAACTCGACCTTGACCGCCGGCGTGAGCGGCCAATTCAGTTGGGATCTTCCGCAGCTCACCAACTTCGCCAGCCGCTTTCCATTCGGGCCGACGAAGGCGCCGTCGCACTTCTCGGTGCAGGCCGAGTTGGCGGGCAGCCGTCCGCAGTTCATCGGGCTTGGCGATCAGCGCGCGTATGTCGAGACGTTCGACGCCGACGGCGGCATCGGCATTCCGATCGCCGACGACGCGTGGGAGAACAGCAGCCTGCCCGCGTACGGCAACGCATTGCGCGCGCGCTTCGGGGGAACGTTCTTCGAGCCGACGAATGACGCGACGCTCGTGTGGCAGACGAACGTGCAGAACCGCAGCGGCAAGCGGATCACCTTCACACTCGGCGACATCGATCCGCTTGCGGTGTTCACCGGCGCCGGCGCGCCTCCGCCCGAACCGATGATGTGGCTCACGCTCTTGCCGCTCGATTCGGTTGGCCGGTTCAACGCATCGGCATCCAGGTATCAGTGGACCGATCCCGGTGCGACGGCGAATCGTCGCTTCCATTCGATTCGCGCCACCCTCAGCCCGTCGGGAATCGATCTCACGCGCGGTGAGCATCTCGAATTCTGGACGCTCGTCGACACCAACCCGGCGACGCTGACGCGCAACGGCACGGTCATCTTCGACTTCGGCGACGTGTCGGAGAACACCGTGGCGTTCGTTCCAAAAACTCTAACGGTGCAGCGGAACGGCGCGACGACGGACAGTCTGTTCACCGGCAAGCGTCTCGTCCGCTTCGACACGCTCGACACCGAGCGAGATACGCTGACGCACGTCTTCAACGCCGGCGTGAACGACGTGGGGCTGCCGGGCGACCTCGTGGACAGTCTCACGGTGATCGACAACGGCGCGCCGAAGATCGTGAAGAAACTGCCGATCTGCCGCGCGCTCCCCGGCGCGATCTACACGCTCGGCGATCCGGCCAACAACTGCACCGTCGGCAACAACCGGCTCGACGAAGAAGACATCGATCTCGACAACGAGATGAACTTCCCGAGTGCGTTGCGCGAGCGCGAACGCATTCTTCGCTACGTGATCGACTTGAGCGACCCGACGAACTGGAAGCGGCTCGGCGGCCGGTACACGGATACGTTGTTCGTGAACGGCGTGCCGCAGCCGCGCACGCGGCGCTGGGCGCTCATCAGCACGCCGTTTCTGACGCCGACGGATTCGCTGAACGACGTCGTTCGCCGGCGCATTCGCGCGGTGCGATTGACGGTCGTCTCGGGGAAAGGGCAGGGACCCGAGGAACAAACGCAGCTGCCGATCGCCGACATTCGTATCACCGGCGCGCCGTGGCTCAATCGCAGCAATCAAACGCTCATGGGCATCGCCGGCGTGCAAAACCACGGCGGCTTCGTCGTGACGTCGACCATCGGCACGAACGATTCGACGTCCGCGCTCGTGTATCAGCCGCCTCCGGGCGTCGTGAATTCGGCGGATACGCGCGGCGCACAGTTCGCCAGCACGCAGACGCAGATCAATGAGAGCTCCATGCGCATTCAGGCGGGGAACATGCCGCTGTATCATCGCGCGGAGGCGTTCCTGCGTTTTCAAACGGGCGCGCAGAATTACATGACGTATCGCCAGATGCGCGTGTGGGGCCGCGGCCGCGGCAACGGATGGGGCCAGAACGGCGAGCTCCAGATGTACGTCAAGCTCGGCCGCGACGAGAACAACTTCTACATGGTTCGCGCGCCGATGAACGCGGGACAGACGCAGGCGGCGTGGACGGATCTCGTGCTCGACTTCAATCGGTTCATCGATCTGCGGCGGCGGATTCAGAACGCGTTCACGTCGGGCAAGACACAGTCGATCGCGTGCACCGGCGTCGACTCGGCGATCATTACCGCGTCGCCGCTGCCGGCGGGCGCGCACACTTTCGCGGCGTGCGACAACGGCTACATGGCGCTCACGACCGATCCGGCCGTTGCGGCGCCGAATCTCGCCGCCGTGCAGGAGCTGGCGGTGGGCATCGTGCGCGTCGCCAACTCGGAGACGCTGTCGCCGAGCGACACGCTGGAACTGTGGGTGGACGATATCCGCCTGGACCACCAGGTGAACAACACGGGAATGGCCGGACAGATCTCGCTCGCCGGCAACATTGGAGATCTGCTGGATCTTAGATATAATATTTCTAATCAAGATGCGAACTTTCGCCAGATGGGGGAGCAACCCACCTTCCTCGGCCAGCGCACCACCGACGTCGCGGCAACCGTGCGGCTCGAGAAGTTGTTGCCGAGTGGAGCAGGGTTCTCGCTCCCGTTGACCGTCACGAGGATTGGGCTCGGCAGCGATCCACTCTTTCTTTCGCAGAGCGACATCTCGGGTCGCGGCATTGGCCCCGTGCGCACGCCGCGCAACGATCTCACGACGTACAGCCTCACCATGCGCCGCACGAAACCCATCGGGACGCCGCTGCTCGGGCCGCTGGTCAACAATCTCGATCTGACCTCGAGCTATCTCACCGGCGTCGATCGCACGGAATTTCAGAACGGCTCCTCGCACAACTTCAGCGTCGCGCTCGACTACCTCGTGACCGCGGACAGCGCGCGCACGGCCGATCTTCCCGAGTGGATGACCGGCGCGCTCGGCGCATTGCCACAGGCGCTCCAGGCCGGTCCGATCAGCACGTTGCGCGGCACACATTTCCGGTGGAATCCCACGCAGCTGCGATTCACCAGCAGTCTCGTGCGCGGCGACGATCGACGCGTCTCGTTCCTCAATCCGACGAGCGACGCCGCGGATGCGCCTGCCGAGTCGCGTGCATCGAGCCGGTTGTGGCGGAATGGGAGTGTGCTGGAGCTGCATCCCACGACTTCCCTCACCGCGCGATGGGAAGCCTCGTCGGTTCGAGATTTCCGGGACTACCGCGACACGCTCGTCGACTTCGGCGCGCTCGGCCAACGTCCGCTCCAGGTCGCGCCGGGCTTCGAGCGCGAGCGAAGCATCTTCACGAATTTCTCATTTGCTCCGTTGTTCTCGGCGTGGTTCCGGCCGCGCGCTGATTTTGGAACGCAGTACGGCATGCTGCGCGACCCGAACGTGCGTTCATTCTCGGCGCTTCCCGGCGTGATCGGCGTCGACAGCGTGCTCGCCGAGCACGATTCGTTGACGATGCTGCATCTGCTCGCCATTCCGCGCCGGCTGACCGCCGCGCAGACGTCGAGCATCGGCACGACGATCGACGTCGCGCGCGCGATCGTCACCTACAGCGCGGACAGTGCGAGTATGGCGCGGCGGGTCGGGAAGCTCTTCGCGCCGCTCGATGTGTCGTACACGCGTAGTCTGTTGACGGCGCTCGATGGCGCGAACGCCGCGCCGCCGCTTGGACTTCAGTTCGGACTCGCCGGCCCGGGCGCGTATCGCCGTGTGAATGGGGAAGACGCGACGACGGCGGGGCAGACGGGTTCGCTCGCCGCGTCCAATGCACTGCAGCTGCCGTTCGGCACGTCGTTCGTCAACCGCTATCTGCGCACGACGACGCTCAACTGGATCGAGCGGCCGGATTCCACGCAAGCGCACGTCGACGGCTCGATGACGACGTTTCCCGACGAGACCTTCCGTTGGGGTTATCGACCGCCGGTGCCGACGCTGTCCATCTCCAGCTTCGACGCGAACGTGGGCTACGCGCACAGCCTGGCGACGGTCTCGTTGCCGAGCTTGTTGTTCAGCGATACGCCACCGGAAATTCGCCGCACGCATTCCGACGTGATTCCGCTCGGCGCCTCGATCGCGTGGAGCGGCCGCGCGGCGCCGAGTTTGGGGGCACGTTACAGTATTCTGAAGCGAATCGACAGCTTGCCGGGCAGCGTGGCGCACACGCACGGCAACGAGATCAGCATCGACGCGGGGCGCGCGTTCCACGTTCCGGAAAGCCTGGGCTTGGGCCTCAAGAGCGATCTGCGCACGCGGCTGAACTACAGCCAGGCGCACAACATCACGACGATCGCCGACTCGGTGGGCGCGACGCAGGCGCGGTTGCAGGACAATGGTCGGCAGGCGTTCAACTTCACGGCCGACGTCGCCGCGATGGACAACGCCACGTTCACGCTCCAGGCCTCGCACGTGATCACGTTCGACAAGAACTTGAATACGCGAACGGCGCAGACGATTTTCACCGCGCTGGTGCAGTTTCAGGTGTTTGGGACGGGGAAGTGA
- a CDS encoding MlaD family protein, with product MNRRNEVSVGILITVAVVVLVLGTLWLARGGLKSGYPLYTRFAWGQNLKQGQPVLLAGVSIGYVGDVNLRRNGYLDVLLRIDDQYTVPKGSTAIVKPVGIFGDVAVALNPPVPPPPTSYSPGDTVPPGPPAADIGEIMNRVDSIGQNVSALTLALKQQVIEAGTLKDIHRTVASAAALSAQLQGVIAEQNRNMTATMGSFRDAAGHLSRMVDSAQIEATVANVRKTSENAARLSANIDSTNNQLRQLLAKAQNGNGTVGKLLSDSLLYTDIRHTVASLDSLIADFKANPRKYINLKIF from the coding sequence ATGAACCGTCGCAACGAAGTTTCGGTCGGCATTCTCATAACGGTCGCGGTGGTCGTGCTCGTGCTCGGGACGCTGTGGCTGGCGCGCGGCGGTCTCAAGTCCGGTTATCCGCTTTACACGCGCTTTGCGTGGGGGCAGAACCTGAAGCAGGGGCAGCCCGTGCTGCTCGCCGGCGTGAGCATCGGCTACGTGGGCGACGTGAATCTTCGCCGCAACGGCTACCTGGACGTGTTGCTGCGCATCGACGACCAGTACACGGTGCCGAAGGGATCGACGGCGATCGTGAAGCCCGTCGGCATCTTTGGCGACGTCGCGGTCGCGCTCAATCCGCCGGTGCCGCCGCCGCCTACGTCGTACTCGCCGGGCGATACGGTGCCTCCGGGTCCGCCGGCGGCCGACATCGGCGAGATCATGAATCGCGTGGACTCGATCGGCCAGAACGTGTCGGCGTTGACGCTCGCCTTGAAGCAGCAGGTCATCGAGGCGGGGACGCTCAAGGACATTCATCGCACCGTCGCGTCGGCGGCCGCGCTCTCGGCGCAACTGCAAGGCGTGATCGCCGAGCAGAATCGAAACATGACGGCGACGATGGGCTCGTTCCGCGACGCCGCCGGTCACTTGAGCCGCATGGTCGACTCGGCGCAGATCGAGGCGACGGTCGCGAACGTCCGCAAGACGAGCGAGAACGCGGCACGGCTCTCGGCCAACATCGATTCGACGAACAACCAGCTGCGGCAGTTGTTGGCGAAGGCGCAGAACGGCAACGGCACCGTGGGCAAGCTGTTGTCGGATTCCCTGCTCTATACCGACATCCGGCACACGGTCGCGAGTCTGGATTCATTGATCGCGGACTTCAAGGCGAATCCGCGGAAGTATATCAATCTGAAAATCTTTTGA
- a CDS encoding ABC transporter permease has product MSAPLGAGPVSSQTDTYPVIQRGSIRFFRRVTRFWRGLFRDVGLRAYFFRDILRGFGDPATYVPETIRQMRTIGVDSVPLTVIVAAFIGGVIALQTRYQLLPGVEKSIIGLASRLMVVLELGPLLTGLVLTGRVGGRMTAEIGTMRVTEQIDALETLAYDPVAFLIVPRLLAALVMLPTLVVLADATGLVSAYLVSVKLTDVTPQDFIMGLRLGFGTFQVVYSLLKSLMFGAAIALVCAYEGYITEAGAEGVGRSTARAVVITSMTILVLDALTTGVLGPLLQS; this is encoded by the coding sequence TTGAGCGCACCGCTCGGCGCCGGTCCGGTATCGAGCCAGACCGACACCTATCCCGTCATCCAGCGGGGTTCGATCCGCTTCTTCCGCCGCGTCACGCGCTTCTGGCGCGGACTGTTTCGCGACGTCGGCCTGCGCGCGTATTTCTTCCGCGACATTCTGCGCGGCTTCGGCGATCCGGCGACGTACGTGCCCGAGACGATTCGCCAGATGCGAACGATCGGCGTCGACTCGGTGCCGTTGACTGTGATCGTGGCGGCGTTCATCGGCGGCGTCATCGCGCTCCAGACGCGGTATCAGCTTTTGCCGGGCGTCGAGAAGTCGATCATCGGTTTGGCGAGCCGGCTCATGGTGGTGCTCGAGCTTGGGCCGCTGCTCACGGGTCTCGTGCTGACGGGCCGTGTTGGTGGGCGCATGACCGCGGAAATCGGCACGATGCGCGTCACCGAGCAAATCGACGCGCTCGAGACGCTCGCCTACGATCCCGTCGCATTCCTCATCGTGCCCCGGCTCCTCGCCGCGCTCGTGATGCTGCCGACGCTCGTGGTGCTCGCCGACGCGACGGGACTCGTGAGCGCGTACCTCGTGTCGGTCAAGCTCACCGACGTGACGCCGCAGGATTTCATCATGGGCCTGCGATTGGGATTCGGCACATTTCAGGTTGTGTACAGTCTCCTGAAATCGCTCATGTTCGGCGCGGCGATCGCTTTGGTCTGCGCCTATGAAGGTTACATTACCGAGGCCGGTGCCGAGGGTGTCGGCCGGTCGACGGCGCGAGCGGTCGTCATCACGTCGATGACGATTCTGGTGCTCGACGCCCTGACGACCGGCGTGTTGGGACCTCTTCTCCAATCATGA